CAAACACCATACCATCACTGAGCCTTTCCCAGGGGCGAGTTATCTTGCGCGACAACAATTCGTAAGCTGACTGATGCTCAGCCAATCAACACATCACGATGCGGCTAAATCACCCAGATGGGTCAAATCAACCAAGAGCCAAGATCAACACAGCGCCGGGGAGCGCCGATCGGTTAGCAGTTGCCTTCACGATCCGATTTGATGTTCGGGCTGGCGCAAGGTCGGGGCAATACCAGTCTCACGGGGCGGCTCATGATGGCGACGTTCACTCAAATAGTAAAGAATCGGCACGGTCATGCGTGAGAGCAGCAGCGAAGCGACTTCGCCAGCCATCAGTGAAATGGCCAGGCCTTGAAAGATCGGGTCGAACAGGATCACCGCCGAGCCAACAATGACGGCAGCCGCGGTCAACATCATCGGACGAAATCGCACGGCGCCGGCATCCACCACCGCTTCAGCCAGCGGCATGCCCTGCTTCAATCGAAGCTCGATGAAGTCAACCAAGATAATTGAATTGCGCACAACAATCCCCGCGCCGGCGATAAAACCGATCATCGAGGTCGCCGTGAAAAACGCCCCCATCGCCGCATGAGCCGGCAGAATCCCGACCAGCGAAAACGGGATCGCCGCCATGATGGTGATCGGCGTCTTGAACGACTGGAACCAACCAACCACCAATATGTAGATCAAGATCAACACAGCAGCAAAGGCCAATCCCAGATCACGAAACACTTCGTAGGTGATATGCCACTCGCCATCCCATTTCATGGCCAGCTTGTCAGTGAGCGGCGGTTGTTGCGCGACGTAGCGTTCCAAGCGGTAACCTTCAGGCAACTCGATTTGATCAATCGCCTGGTTGAGCTTGAGAATCGCATAGACCGGACTCTCTTCACGACCAGCGACATCAGCGGTGACGTAAACGACGGGCATCAGATTCTTATGGTAGATGCTTTTGTCAGCGATCCGCTGCTCGACCTGCACCAGCTCACCCAGCGGCACTAACTGCCCGTTCTGCCCCATCAGTTTGATCTGATTCAAATCTTCTACGCTCGAACGCTGCTGGCGCGGCAAGCGCAGCATGATCGGCACGTCTTCCTTCTCCTGCGGCTGATGCAACAAGCCGACGCTCATGCCTTCGACGGCAATGCGCAGCGTCGCAGCGACCTGCTCGGCCGAGATGCCGTGCAGAGCCGCTTTCTGTTTGTCCACAACGAAGCGATAGATCGGTTGATCGTCTTCCACGTACCAATCCACATCCACGACGCCATCGGTTCGATCAAAGATGTCACGCAGTTGACGCGCCACTTCAATCTGACGGGCATAGTCGGGACCGTAGACTTCGGCGACCAATGTTTGCAACACCGGCGGTCCCGGCGGCACTTCGGCGATCTTCACTCGCGCTTGGTATTTCGCAGCGATGGCCTGAATCGGCGGGCGCACACGCTTGGCGATGTCATGACTTTGTGCGTCCCGCTCACCTTTGCCAACCAGATTCACCTGAATATCGGCCACGTGCGGCCCACGTCGCAAAAAGTAGTGACGCACCAGCCCGTTGAAGTTATACGGCGATGCCGTCCCGATGTAGAGTTGATAATCGGTGACCTCCGGCACGGTTGCCAGGTAATCGCCGATCTCGCGTGTCACTGCCGCTGTCTGCTCCAACGTGGAGCCTTCAGGCATATCAATCACGACTTGAAACTCGCTCTTGTTGTCAAACGGCAGCATCTTCACCCGAACCGCTTTGATGGCAAACAGCGAGACGGAGAGGAGCAACAACAGCACCACGCCGATTAAAAACGCATGTCGCCAACGCCGCTGATGAATCAATTGCGACATCACGCGACGATAGAGTTTGGTTGACCAGCCTTCCTCGGCATGGTGGCTCTCACCGTTGCGCTTGAGCAATCGCAAGCTGGCCCACGGCGTGACAATGAAGGCGACCAACAATGAAAAGACCATCGCCGCCGACGCGCCAATCGGAATGGGGCGCATATACGGCCCCATCAAGCCGCTGACAAACGCCATTGGAATAATGGCGGCAATCACCGTGAACGTCGCCAAGATCGTCGGGTTGCCAACTTCGTCAACGGCCTCCACGGCAATCTCCACGATGGAACGCCCGCGATTGCCCGGCAAGCGATAATGACGCACGATGTTTTCGACCACGACAATGGCGTCATCCACCAGAATGCCGATGGAAAATATCAGCGCAAACAGCGTGATGCGATTCAGTGTGTACCCATACAGGTAAAACACCGTCAACGTCAACGCCAATGTGACAGGGATAGCGATGGCGACAATGCCCGATTCGCGCCATCCGAGCGTCAACCAGATCAGCGCCGAAACCGACACAATGGCGATCAGCATGTGAAAGAGCAGCTCGTTGGATTTTTCCTCGGCTGTTTCTCCGTAATTGCGCGTGATGGTGAGCTGTACATCGGCGGGAATCAACGATCCCTTCAGCGCATGGACCTTTTCGATAACCTGCTCCGCGATGTCAATTGCGTTGGCGCCCTTGCGTTTGGCGACCGCAATGGTCACGGCCGGCAACAACCCAGACGCGCCGGCGGCCTGATGGTCTGCGTGAGCTGGACCTGTGCCAAACAGCACATAATTGGCCGGCTCCTCTGGGCCGTCTTCGATCGTGGCCACGTCGCGCAGGTACACAGGCCGGCCATCAAACACGCCGACCACGACGTTGCCCACATCTTCAGCCGTTTGCAAGAAGCCGCCGGTCTCCACTAAGAATTCGCGATTGCCGGCGGAAAAACTTCCCGATTGCAATTGCCGATTGGCCTGCTCCAGCATCGGCACAATCAGCGCCGGCGCGACGTGATAGGCCGCCATGCGCCCGGCATCAAGGGTTACGCGCACCTGTCGCCGCTGACCGCCAATGATGGTGACCTCGGAAACGTTGTGAACTTGTTTGATCTGGTCATGAACTTGCGCCGCGATGCGCCGTAGCGCGAAGTGATCGTAGCGGTCGCTCGACAACGTGAGCGCCAGAATCGGCACATCGTCAATCGAGCGCGGTTTAATCAGCGGCGGACTGGCTCCGGGAGGAATCAGATCGAAGTTGGCAAACATCTTTTGATTGAGCCGGACGATGCTGTTTTCTTCGTCCTGACCCACGTAGAACCGGACAACAGCCATGGCGTAACCGGGCGAGGAGGTCGAATAAATGTATTCGACGCCGGGAATCTCCCAGAGCAGTTTTTCCATCGGTTTGGTGACGCGCTCCTGGACTTCCTGCGCAGACGCGCCGGGCATCTGCACAAAGATGTCAATCATCGGGACGATGATTTGCGGCTCCTCCTCACGCGGCAGCATGAGCACGGCTCCCAGACCCAACAGAATTGAAGCCGTGATGATCAGCGGCGTCAATTTTGAGTCAATAAACGCCTGCGCCAGCTTGCCCGCTAAGCCTCGTTGATGAGTCATTGCTTTCTCCTCGTGCATCATACGCGCATTCGTTCACACGGCACGGCCGGCTCACTGGACCTGCGACCCATCCGTGACAGCCGCGACGTTCTCCACCACAATGCGCTCCCCTTCGTTCAACCCGGCCAGCACTTCCACCCGTTCGCCATAGGACTTGCCCAGTTGAATCAGTCGCAGACGGGCGATCCCCGATGAGTCCACGACATAGACGCCGACCAGTTGACCACGCCGGACAATCGCCGATGACTGAATGGTGATCGCCGAGCGTTGACCAATCTTAAATCGCGCTCGACCGTAAAGCCCTGAGCGAAGCGTCCCGGACTGCATCGGCAAATCAATCTTGACCGTATAAGTGCGACTACGCGGGTCGGCGGCCGGCACGATTTCCACAACTCTGCCATCCAGTTCCTTATCGCCAAGGGCGTCAATTCGCACATCCGCGCGATCGCCTGAACGAATCTTGTCGAGTTGTGATTCGTCCACGATCGTTTCCAGGCGATATTGAGCGCCATCTTCAATGGTCAGCAACGGCACGCCCGGCGCCGCCAGCATGCCAACGTCAACGTGCTTGGCGACGACGATGCCGGCTATCGGCGCTGTCACACGAGCGTAACCAACCATGACCTGCGCTGTTGTCACTTCGGCTTTGGCCTGTTCAATCTTGGCCAGCGCCTGATTCTTTTTGGCGAGCAATGATTGATGCACTTGACGGAGCCGCTCGACCTCGGCCACAGCCGCCTGATATTTGGCCTGCGCTTCGTCGAATTCCTGTTGGCTGACCGATCGGCGTTCCAGCAATGCCTGAAACCGATTGTAGGTTGATGTGGCCAGGGCCTTGTTTGCTTCGGCGGCTGCCACGGCTGATTCGGCCGCGCGAATGGCGCTCTCCACTTCCTGCAAGGCGTTTTCTGCTTCGCTCGTTCCGGCCTGCGCTCTTCTCAATTGCGCGGTCGTGTCGCGGTTGTCAATCTCCACCAGCACCTGACCGGGTCGCACGCGGTCGCCTTCACGCACGTGCACAGCCGTCACGCTGCCAACAACCTTCGCCGACAGTACACTGCTCGTCTTTGACCGGACGGTGCCAACGGCTTCGTAGTACTCGTCAACCGGCGACGGGCTGATCACTTCAAGTTTGACGCCGGTCACAACGGGTCGCGTCTGGGCCGCCTTCTGCTGCCTCCCGCAAGCGGCTGTCATGCCGGCGGCGAGCACGCTGATGAGAATCAAACCGATTGTCCTCTTCATAGCCATTCCCTCAAACAGCCGCCACCAAGCCACCATTGAGTGCAGCGCCGTTTGGTCATCGCGCGTGGTATGGCTGGCGTCTTGATGGTCGTCTCTTTCATGACACAAACGGATGAACATCATTCAATCGCCCGCTGGCTAGCAAGACCTGCGCGTAGCCGACATAGTAATCATAGCGGGCCGCCAGCAGGTTCAGCCGCGCCCGCACCAACGCCGTCCCCGCCCGGAGCACTTCCGTGATCGTTGTCAATCCCTCCTGATGGCGGTCTTGGACGATGCGCAACACTTCCGCAGCCTGATCCACAGTGCGGGCGGCAACTTCCAACCGCGCCTGAGCCGAGACAAATTGCTGATGCGCCCGGATCACTTCAAAGCGGATTTGATCGGCCAGCCGCGCCTGCTCAGCGTCTGTCAACGATTCTGCGGCCTCCGCTTGCTTGATCCTGGCGCTGCGACCGAAATCGAGCAGATCAAACGTCACAGTTGCGCCAACTGCGTAATCGGCGCTGCCATTGAACCCGCGATGGCTACCACCAACCGAGGCGAATACATCAAATCGCGGCAACCATTGGCCACGCGCGCGGCGCACCCCCTGCTCACTCGAACGCACGGCCAGTTGCGCGCGCGCATAATCGGGACGATGAAGCAACGCCAACTTCAATAATTCCTCTGCATCAACCGCGTCAAACCTTTTTTCGACCAATGCGCCTTCCACTCGATGCGGCGTGTTGACGGGCAGCCCAATGGCTGTATTGAGCGCCGCCTGAGCCACGACAATGGCGCCAGCCGCTTCAATCTGCTGTTGACGAAACTCGGCCAATTGCACTTCAGCGGCCAACAAATCAGATTGCACAACGACGCCGGCTTCGTACAAATCGCGAATCCGCTTGACATCAGCCGACGCCGTCTTGACGGCTTCATCGGCTACGTCTTTGCGCGCGTTCGCGACCAATACGCCATAGTAAGCTCGCAGCACCTCAAACCGGATTTGCTGCTGGACAAATTCCTTCTGTTTATCAGCCTGTTGCTGACCGAGTCGGGCCTGCTCAATGCGTGAGCTTGTCTGCCATTGATCAAACACCGGCAACCGAACTGTCAGTGCTGTCCGAAAATTGTTGAGCGGGTCAGGGCTATTCAACGCATTCAGGTCAAAATTCTGCGGGCCGAACCGTCCTTGCTCCAGTAAAGAACCAAACACGAACACGGGATTATTACTGTTGGTATACGTCTCGGTGAACTGCACCACCGGCAATCGGCCAGCGCGCGCTTCATCCAGTTGAGCATCGGCCTGCTGGCGCCCTGACGCGGCAGCGCGCATCATCGGATTGTTGCGCAGCGCCAGCTCCACTGCCAGCGGCAACGTCAATCCTTGGGTCGTGTCAGTTTGAGCGTGAACAGAAGAAGTTGGCATCACGCTGACGGACACGCTCAGCACAACGAGCCAGATCACCAGTTTGCTCCTCACACCACCGCCTTTGTCTTGCATGCAACCTCCAAACGTTGTTCGCTGAACCCCTATGATCCAACACAAAACAAAAGGATTCAGAATCTCTGCTCATCCGTCATTCTCAAGCCCTTCTTTGACGGCGCCGTCGCGGTAAAACCAGCCCCATTGTCACCACATCCGTAACACTTGACGATCAGAGAAAGAGCGCACGTCACCGTGCAGCAGCGTCTGTACCGAGAAGGTGAGCTAACAGGTTGCTAAGCGTCAGCCTCATCCCAGCGGGATGCTCCGATGCGGCCGTCATTCATGCCGGGACACATGAAACAGCGCCGAGTCCGGCAGCGCCAGGATGTGCTCGAACTGCATCTGGCGCCAGCTTGGTTGCTCACGCTCCGGTTCGCACAGCGCATAGTCATACCGCGCACCATCTTTGATAAGCACGATCGCGTTGCCTTTGTGCATTTGCAACGTCGCGCGGCCCGGCGTTGCGCCAACCAGCGCCATGATTGCGTCAATCAAGCAGCCGGCATCTTCCGGCACATGAGCCGTCGCGCCGATCACTTCGGCAAACTCAAAATAACTCGACCGCCAGTGCTCGATCACGCGCGCGCCGAGGGCCACGCCGGCGCACCGCTCACCGTGGAACTGTTCAGCTTGATAGAGCAATGATTCAAGCATCGCCGCGCGGCTGGCCGGTTTGCCGATCTGCTCATTCCGCGCGGAAAAGATCATATCCCGACTGCGAAAATACGGCTTCAGATCAATGACAGGCGTCCCGTCAATCAAGTCAAGGCGATCCACGTGGAGGCAATTCCCTTGCAGGCTTACAATCCGCGCCACCGTCATCGCAATCGGATTGGGACGCGTCGGCGAGCGAACAGCAAAGACGCCGTGCATGGCCGCCTCACTGGTGTCAGCGACGCCACGCGGCGTCACTAGCACTCGCTCGCGATCTGCTTCATGCAACCAGGCCAGAATCCAAACGTGGCTGTGTTTTTCCAGGTGGCGCAGCCCTTCTCTGTAAGGCTCAAGTATCTCAATCATGGCCGGCACGCCAAACGTCGGCATGAGCTGACGATCCCTCACCTCACATCGAACCACGCCAACCTGGATGAGTTGAGCCAGGGTACTCATCTTGTTAAACTCCAAATCAAACCCAGCTCAACGCGCCTTCCATACCAACTGAGCTATCTCTCGGACCACGCCAGTCTGGATGAGTTGAGCTAGGGCGCGCATTGAGTTGGGCTAGGGTACTCATCGTGTCAAAATCCAAACCAAACCTACATCAACCTACTTTCCACACCGATTGATCACTCCACGAGGCGGCCACAAGAGCCTGACCGGCAAACCACCTACTTAGAACACCCAAAGCGCAATGGCCACGGGTGACTGTTACAGACCAGACATTGAGGCGAGCCGAGCGCAGCAAGGCGAAGCGTGTCGGGTGCATGCGCTGACTAGCCCGCTTTTGCCACTTTTGAGCCACCTTTGAAACTCAAGCGTAGCAACTGTCAGCCCATTGGTCTCATACAGCCACCAGAATCAGCATTCCGAATGTCGGAACTACTGCGAACAGAATGTACGCACCGAGAAGCATGTTGACGGGCTTGTGGCCGGATCGCCAACCGGACAACGCTCCTACTTGTGAGCTTTGCCTTGCCAAAGTAAGCACCCTGGCTTGTCATTTACTTCGTGAGACCTAATAGTCTCAACAGGTCATGACTTGTTCAATCCAAGCGAAGCATTGCCCGCCTCCTGATTCAAACTCTGCACATCGGCAGGCAACTCTACTTCGGCTCCGATGGTGACGGCAAAGCAATTTTCACGCTGACGGCCCCGCGCACGTCACCGGTGTGATAGCCGGTGGCGCGATCGTCAGGATACTTTTCTTCCAAAATCGCTCTGACGTCAGCGGGTATCTGCTGTTTCTCGCCATGACAAGTCAGGCACATTGGCCCAGTGAGCAGTGGCCTCAGATAGCGTAGATACCGGCCTCCTTGCTCGGTAACCACTTCGTAATACTCACTCTCCAACTTACCTTCGCGATTGAGGCGATCAAACAGCTCGAGCTTCTGCCGTTCATATTCATCGGGCACGTCCTTGGGATGGCGATATCCCAAGCTGACGCGGCGAACATAGTGGCCTGTGCGCGCGGTAAATTCGCGTGGAATCTCTTGCGCGACCTCTGAACAGACGCGCACTGCGCCAACATAGCCGCCTTTCTCCAGCTCCTTGAACAACAGGCCGCGAACTTTCTCTGTTAACTCATTAGCTACCCGACGCGCCTGTTGCAGCGCCTGCTGCACAGGTGCATCTTCGCCGGTCGGCTGTTGTGGCAACGGTGATGCCGTTGTCACCCAACCGAGTGCTGCAAGAAAAACGAGAGCAACACTCAGCTTCACACCGATATGTGATGACCGATGTTTCATCATGCCTTCCTCCGTGTTTCTACAAATCGCCCGGGATCATACCTGAGCCAGTGCTGGCAGCGCATCAATAGCCTTCCTGCTCATCCAGACGCACTTTCCCGCGAAACGAGCGGTAGAGATAGATGAAGTAGCCCAGAGCTAAGACAATTCCTATGCTCCACCACACGACGCCCACCGACAAACCATAACGACCCGTCACGGTATTGTGCACGGTGAGGCTGTAGTCTGGGTTTGTGCTGGCCGGCAGCACGGTGGGATACATCCCGAAGGCGATGCCACCAAACATCCCAACAATGTATGCGCACGATGAAAGAAAAGCGGCATGGTCCCGCGCTTTCGCGCGAAAATAGAACATCCCGATCAAACTTGCTGACACAATCACGGGAAAAATGAGGCCAGCCGGATGCCGATAGTTATGCAGCATCTGCGGACGCACGCTCAAGGTTGCGATCAAGCCGATGATTGTCAACGCGGCGACAAGCCACCACATCCGGCCAGCGAGGCGGCGGGCGCGCGCGTTCAGGTCCCCTTCCGTTTTCGCGGCGATGTAGAGCGCGCCGTGCGAACTTAACGTGGCCAGCGCCATCACGCCGGTCAGCACCGTGTACCAGTCGAGGATGCCCGGATGCGCGCCCACTCGGAAGTTTGTCCACAATGGCTGGAAGAAATAGCCTTCCGCATTCAACGGCACGCCACGAATCACGTTGCCCAACGCAGCCCCGAAGAAGAGAGTGAGCAACAAGCTGGATACCGAAAACACCACATCGAAGAAGGCGCGCCAGTGCGGATCATCCACATGCGACCTCAGCTCAATGCCGATGCCGCGCAGCATCAGCAACCACAACACAATCATCAACGGCAGATAAAAACCGCTGAAGCTGGATGCATAGAGCGCCGGAAAGGCGAAATAAAGCGTGCCGCCCGCCGCCAACAACCAGACTTCATTGCCATCCCATACCGGACCGATCGCGCGCAGAATCGCCCGCCGCTCATCGTTCGTTTTGGCCAGCAGCAAATGCAAGCTGCCTGCCCCCAGATCAAACCCGTCCAGCACGACGTAAGCAGTCAGCATAAAAGCAACCAGCACGAACCATAGCGTCTCCATCTGGATTCCTCCTCAAAAAGTGGCACAGGCGTTCCCACCTGTGCGCCATTTTCATGCTTCGCGGTGAACGTAAGTTCATGGGCGATTGCTCAGAAAAAGTGGCACAGGCGTTCCCGCCTGTGGCGTTTTCATCGTTTCTCTCGCGTCGTGGCTAACGACATGAACAACTCCTCATTTAGTGAGCGCCAACGCCGGCGACAACTTGGCCGGTCTTCATGCTCGACGCTTCAGCCGCCAGCAGTTTCGGGCCATGCTCGATCTCGCGCCACATCAGCAGCAGGTACAAAATGGCCAACACTGTATACATGCCCATGAAGCCAAGCAGCGTGAACATGACATTGCCCGCCGATACGGTCGGTGAGAACCCTTCACTGGTGCGCATCAAGCCATATACCAACCAAGGCTGACGACCCAGCTCAGCGGTCATCCAACCGGCCGTGTTGGCAATGTAAGGGAATGGAAAGCTCAACATCAAAATCCACAACATCCACTTTGACTCATAAAGCCGGCCCCGCCAGAGCAACCAGGCGGCAGCCAGCGTGATGGCAATGAAGATGGTCCCTAATCCAACCATGATGTGATAGCTGTAATATAGCAGCGGGATGTTGTCCGGCCATTGATCCTTGGGGAAGGCATCCAAGCCTTTGACTTCCACATTCCAGCGACGGTAGGTCAGAAAGCTTAACAGTCGCGGGATAATGATCGGGTTATCCAATTTCTGCTCGGCCGTATTCGGCTGGCCAATAATCACCAACGGCGCGCCCGCTTCCGTCTTAAACAATCCTTCCATCGCCGCCAGCGTCGCCGGCTGATGCAGCGCCACCATGCGCCCCTGCTTGTCTCCTGTTGGGAACAACTGCAACACACTGGCCACAACAGCGACGCTCACGCCGAGCTTGAGAAACAGTCGTCCGTGCTCCGGCTCTCTGTTGGTCAACACGTAAAAAGCGCCCACCGCCGCCATCACGAACGAAGCTGTGATGACCGAACCACCCATGGTGTGTAGGTATTGCCAGATCGCCCACGGGTTCAACAAGAGCGCCCAGAAGCTGCTCAAATGGACCGAGCCATCAGCAGCGATCGTATAACCGACCGGATGCTGCATCCACGCATTGGTCGCAATGATGAAGTAGCCGGACAACCATGAGCCGGCAAACACAAGGAAGGCCGCCAACCAGTGCCCACGCGGCCCAAGCCGCTTCTCTCCGAATAAAAACAGACCAAGAAACGATGACTCCAGGAAGAAAGCAAACACGCCCTCCATGGCCAGCGTCTGGCCAATCACGCCGCCGGCAAAACGGGAGAACTTCGCCCAGTTGGTCCCGAATTGAAACTCCATTGGAATGCCGGTCACAACACCGAAGACAAAGGAAATAGCAAAAATCTTCCCCCAGAAACGCGCTGCCTGATTATATCGCTCATCATTGCGACGGATCGCTATCGTCTTCAGGATCACGATCAGCAGCGCCAATCCCATCGTTAATTGAGGAAACAGGTAGTGAAACGTGACGGTGAAAGCAAATTGGAATCTGTCAATGGCTAGTGCATCGTCCATAGTGCTTCTCCTACACACCTATTATGTCTTGCCCGCTTGATGCGCTTAGCATATCGAGCCAGTTATTCCCGGTCATCAACCCACCTCTCATCACTCACCAAGCAACTATGATTCAATTTCACGCCAAAAGATTCAGCCAATGTTATCTCTTGGAGATGTGTCACCGATTTGGTGTATCATGTCTGCTCTCGCCCCACGGGGTGAGGTTGTTTCTCACAAGTAAGGATGTAACCATGCGACGATGGTTGCACTTATCTTTGGCGCTCGCGGTTCTGGTCATCCTCACCGGTTGCCAACCAGAACGCTCGTCGCCAACGCCGCCCACTTCACCACAGGAGGCAGTGGATATGGACCTGCAACTCAGTAGCAACGCATTTCAATATGGCGGGACAATCCCGATCAAACACACCTGCGACGGCATGGACCTCTCGCCGCCCTTGGCATGGACAGCCCCGCCGCGCGATACCAAAAGTTTGGTGTTGATCTGCGACGACCCTGACGCGCCCGCCGGCACATGGGTGCACTGGGTGCTCTATGGATTGCCCCCGGAGACGACATCTTTGCCCGAAGGCATTCCTCCAGACAAAATAGTGCTGGGCCAGGCTCGGCAGGGCATCAATGATTTTCGCCGAATCGGCTACGGCGGCCCCTGCCCGCCGCCGGGCGCGCCGCACCGGTACTTCTTCAAACTCTATGCCGTGGCGATTCCCACCACCTTTGAACCGGGCTTGAGTAAGCAGCAACTGATGGATGCCATCAAGGGACACATCCTGGCACAGGGCGAGCTGATGGGAAAATACAAACGCCAACGCCCATAACAAACGGCGGAAGAGGAACACCTGCCCATTGTTCATGACCGGCCTCACGGCGCTGAAAAGACGAGCTGATTTCACTGGCGGATTTCAACGCCGATTATTCATGACCGGCCTCACGACGCTGACTCGCTGACCACCGTCAGCACCGGACAAGGCGCGTGCCGATTCACACGCACGGTCGTCGTGCCCAGCACGGTCGTGTTCAAGAAACGCCGATGTTGAGCGGCCATGACGATCATGTCGCAACCGAGTGAACTCGCGGTTGTGAGAATCTGCTCGGCTGCTTCACCCCGCGCCACGGTCTCCTGGAGGCGACAGCGCGCGCGAATATCTGGCGCAACCCATTCACAAAGACGATCCACCTCTTCTTCTTCGCTGGGCGGACTGCTCGGCGATTCGATCACGTGTAAGACCCATAGCTCCGCGCCTAAACAAGCAGCCAGCGCGCTGGCATGCTCGAGCGACCGCGCTGACGTGTCGGTGAAGTTGACGGGACAGAGCAGGCGTTGAATCGTCAGGCCAGATGACGGGGCGACGGTTGATTGTGGGCGCACCGTCAGCACAGGCCGGCGCGTCTCACGCAGCACTTTCTCGGTGACCGAACCAAGCATCAGCCGGCTCCAGCCGCTCCGCCCATGCGTGCCCATGATAATCATGTCCGCGTTGTATTGGTCAGCCGTGGTCATAATCGCGCGAACGGGATAGTCTTCGACGACACGCGCTTCCGCCGGCACAGTCTGAGCGATGTGCTCGTGCACGTAACGATCCAGTTGCTCGCGAGCAAGGCGTTTGGACTGCTCTAAGACAGCGGCAATGTCTTCAGCCTGCCGCGTCGAAAAATAAGGCGGCGGCAGAAACGGGTCAGCAAAAATGACCTGCAATCGCGCGCCACAACGGGCAGCCAGACTCCCGGCATACTGCAACGCCCCGGTGGCAATCTCGCTGAAGTCAGTCGGCACGAGAAACAAGTTCGATTGAAACAGTTGCATCACCACTCCTTTGGCGGCATCGAGCCGTCACGCTCGCTGGCCCTCTCAGGCATGTCGCGCGACCGTGGCCGCTTCCTCACAGCCGACGCCCAATCGGCGCAGAATCGTCATCATCGGACACCAGTTCGTGAACGCCGACTGAATCAAATTGACGGCCACAAATCCGGTAAACCAAAACCAGTATGGACTGTGATAGTAACCAAGCAACACACTGGCCAATACAAAACTGCCTGCAATCAGTCGTAAGTATCGCTCAACTGTCATGTCGTGATCCTCCTTCATCGTTGTTCTGCACCTGTACGATCCAAATCGAACGAAAAGGATTCACCACCCGTCTTTGGTCTGTTTCCATGTAGCGGTTTTGCGCAACGCAGGCCCGTCGTCCCCACAGCGAAAGCGTCTCGGAAGTTAACTTCTGGGGGTTCTTAACGCATGAGCGATCATTTCAAAATGATGAGTGTGCCGACCGCGCTCTCGCGCATTCGATCGAGCAACACATTATGAAGCATGCGGCTTCCAGTTGCTCCATTCGTTTTGCAGAACTTCTTTGAGATGATTTTTCATCTCATCGGGTAAGGGATGGTGGGGAAGCTCTTGGCACATCTGGATAGTCTTTCGCAGTGTATTGACAAACGCGACGCAGGGCGCGCAATCAGCGATATGGGCTTGAATCTCCTGACAGAGATGGGCAGGAAGCTGGCCATCAATGAATTCTGAAAGCAATGTCACCAACTGCTTGCATTCCATCATGTCAAATGCCTCATGATTCATAGACCCATTTTCCCGACAAAGGATTCAGCCTCGGTCTGCCAGTATTGCGTCAGGCGGTCGCGCACAAACAATCGAGCGCGGTGCAGCCGTGATTTAACGGCCTCCGG
This genomic interval from Blastocatellia bacterium contains the following:
- the tsaA gene encoding tRNA (N6-threonylcarbamoyladenosine(37)-N6)-methyltransferase TrmO encodes the protein MSTLAQLIQVGVVRCEVRDRQLMPTFGVPAMIEILEPYREGLRHLEKHSHVWILAWLHEADRERVLVTPRGVADTSEAAMHGVFAVRSPTRPNPIAMTVARIVSLQGNCLHVDRLDLIDGTPVIDLKPYFRSRDMIFSARNEQIGKPASRAAMLESLLYQAEQFHGERCAGVALGARVIEHWRSSYFEFAEVIGATAHVPEDAGCLIDAIMALVGATPGRATLQMHKGNAIVLIKDGARYDYALCEPEREQPSWRQMQFEHILALPDSALFHVSRHE
- a CDS encoding DUF3365 domain-containing protein, translated to MMKHRSSHIGVKLSVALVFLAALGWVTTASPLPQQPTGEDAPVQQALQQARRVANELTEKVRGLLFKELEKGGYVGAVRVCSEVAQEIPREFTARTGHYVRRVSLGYRHPKDVPDEYERQKLELFDRLNREGKLESEYYEVVTEQGGRYLRYLRPLLTGPMCLTCHGEKQQIPADVRAILEEKYPDDRATGYHTGDVRGAVSVKIALPSPSEPK
- the cydB gene encoding cytochrome d ubiquinol oxidase subunit II: METLWFVLVAFMLTAYVVLDGFDLGAGSLHLLLAKTNDERRAILRAIGPVWDGNEVWLLAAGGTLYFAFPALYASSFSGFYLPLMIVLWLLMLRGIGIELRSHVDDPHWRAFFDVVFSVSSLLLTLFFGAALGNVIRGVPLNAEGYFFQPLWTNFRVGAHPGILDWYTVLTGVMALATLSSHGALYIAAKTEGDLNARARRLAGRMWWLVAALTIIGLIATLSVRPQMLHNYRHPAGLIFPVIVSASLIGMFYFRAKARDHAAFLSSCAYIVGMFGGIAFGMYPTVLPASTNPDYSLTVHNTVTGRYGLSVGVVWWSIGIVLALGYFIYLYRSFRGKVRLDEQEGY
- a CDS encoding cytochrome ubiquinol oxidase subunit I, which encodes MDDALAIDRFQFAFTVTFHYLFPQLTMGLALLIVILKTIAIRRNDERYNQAARFWGKIFAISFVFGVVTGIPMEFQFGTNWAKFSRFAGGVIGQTLAMEGVFAFFLESSFLGLFLFGEKRLGPRGHWLAAFLVFAGSWLSGYFIIATNAWMQHPVGYTIAADGSVHLSSFWALLLNPWAIWQYLHTMGGSVITASFVMAAVGAFYVLTNREPEHGRLFLKLGVSVAVVASVLQLFPTGDKQGRMVALHQPATLAAMEGLFKTEAGAPLVIIGQPNTAEQKLDNPIIIPRLLSFLTYRRWNVEVKGLDAFPKDQWPDNIPLLYYSYHIMVGLGTIFIAITLAAAWLLWRGRLYESKWMLWILMLSFPFPYIANTAGWMTAELGRQPWLVYGLMRTSEGFSPTVSAGNVMFTLLGFMGMYTVLAILYLLLMWREIEHGPKLLAAEASSMKTGQVVAGVGAH
- a CDS encoding YbhB/YbcL family Raf kinase inhibitor-like protein; this encodes MRRWLHLSLALAVLVILTGCQPERSSPTPPTSPQEAVDMDLQLSSNAFQYGGTIPIKHTCDGMDLSPPLAWTAPPRDTKSLVLICDDPDAPAGTWVHWVLYGLPPETTSLPEGIPPDKIVLGQARQGINDFRRIGYGGPCPPPGAPHRYFFKLYAVAIPTTFEPGLSKQQLMDAIKGHILAQGELMGKYKRQRP
- a CDS encoding universal stress protein: MQLFQSNLFLVPTDFSEIATGALQYAGSLAARCGARLQVIFADPFLPPPYFSTRQAEDIAAVLEQSKRLAREQLDRYVHEHIAQTVPAEARVVEDYPVRAIMTTADQYNADMIIMGTHGRSGWSRLMLGSVTEKVLRETRRPVLTVRPQSTVAPSSGLTIQRLLCPVNFTDTSARSLEHASALAACLGAELWVLHVIESPSSPPSEEEEVDRLCEWVAPDIRARCRLQETVARGEAAEQILTTASSLGCDMIVMAAQHRRFLNTTVLGTTTVRVNRHAPCPVLTVVSESAS
- a CDS encoding DUF2892 domain-containing protein, producing MTVERYLRLIAGSFVLASVLLGYYHSPYWFWFTGFVAVNLIQSAFTNWCPMMTILRRLGVGCEEAATVARHA